From the Kineococcus mangrovi genome, the window AGCAGGGTGCGGATGCGGCGGTAGTCGGGGCGGAAGTCGTGGCCCCAGTCCGAGACGCAGTGCGCCTCGTCGACGACGAGCAACCCCGTCGTCGCGGCCAGCGGGGGCAGCACCTCGTCGCGGAAACCCGGGTTGTTGAGCCGCTCGGGGGAGACGAGGAGGACGTCGACCGCGCCGGCCCGCACCTCCTCGTAGACCCGCCCCCAGTCGTCGCCGTTCGTCGAGTTCACCGTCACCGCCCGCACACCCGCCCGCTCGGCGGCGGCGATCTGGTTGCGCATCAACGCCAGCAGCGGGGAGACGATGACCGTCGGCCCGGACCCCCGCGCCCGCAGGAGCGCCGTCGCGACGAAGTACACCGCCGACTTGCCCCACCCCGTCCGCTGGACGACCAGGGCCCGGCGCCGGTCCGCCACGAGCGCCTCGATCGCCGTCCACTGGTCCTCGCGCAGGGCGGCGGAGGGGTCCCCGACGAGGCGGCGCAGGACCTCCTCGGCCTCGGCGCGCAGGTCGGCGCGGGCGTCGAGGCCGGTGTCGAGGCCGGTGTCGGGGCCGGGAGCGGTGACGGGTGCGTCGGCGGGCATGCCCCGGATGCTGCCACCGTCCTCCGACACGGGGCGGCGGCGGACCGGGGGGCTGTGGACGACACGGCCACCCGCCGCCCGAGGGCGGGCACCGCCCGCCGACGCCGCCGTCCCACCGGGTCGCCCCGGCGGGCAGGTGCTTGACTGCGTCGGTGCGCTACGTCGTCATCGGAGCAGGAGCCATCGGCGGGACCCTCGGGGGCCGCCTGGGCCAGCACGGTCACGAGGTCGTCCTCGTCGCCCGTGGGGCGCACGCCGACCGCCTGCGCGCCAAGGGGTTGCGACTCCTGACGCCGACCGGTCCCGTCGAGCTGCACGCCCCCGTCGCCAACTCCCCGGCCGACGTCGAGCTCACCGCCGACGACGTGCTGGTCCTGGCCGTGAAGGTGCAGGACGCGGCGGGCCCGCTCGCCGACTGGGCCGCCGCCCCCGTCGGCGGCTCCACGGCCGGGCAGACGCTGCCGGTGGTCTGCGCGCAGAACGGCGTCGAGGGCGAACGGCTGGCGCTGCGCTGGTTCCGGCGGGTCGTCGGGGCCTGCGTGTTCCTGCCGGCCAGCCACCTCGAACCCGGTGTGGTGATCTCCGAGGGCGCGCCCGTCTCCGGCGGCCTCGTCCTGGGGCGGTACCCGCACGGGCGCGACGAGGTCGTCGAGCGCATCGCGGCCGACCTCGCCGCGTCCGGCTTCGCGACGGCCGTCAGCGACGACGTCATGGCCGCCAAGCGCGGCAAGCTGCTCGACAACAGCGGCAACGCGCTCGACGCGGTCTGCCGCCCGGGGCCGGGCTGGGAGGACCTGCGGGAGCGGGCCCGCGCCGAGGGCGAGGCCGCCCTGGCCGCCGCCGGGACCCCGGCGCTGGGCCGGGAGCAGGCCCTCCCGCAGCTGGCCGAGATCGGCTTCCGGACCGCGCAGGTCGCCGGGACCGAACGGCTGGGCTCCTCGAGCTGGCAGAGCCTGCACCGCGGCGGGTCCATCGAGACCGACTGGCTCAACGGCGAGATCGTCCACCTCGGCCGGCAGCACGGGGTGCCGACCCCGGTCAACGAAGCCCTGCAGCTGCTGGCGGCGACGTCGGTGCGCGAGGAGCTCGGTCCCCGCGCCTTCGAGGTCGCCGACGTCCTGGCCCGCTGCGGGGCCCGCACCGGGGGGCCCGCGGCGGTCGGCGCGGAACGGGCCTGAGAAGCTGACCGGCATGCGCGTGGACCACGTCGGCTTCGCCGCCGGGCCCCAGGGCTTGTCCGAGAC encodes:
- a CDS encoding ketopantoate reductase family protein, which gives rise to MRYVVIGAGAIGGTLGGRLGQHGHEVVLVARGAHADRLRAKGLRLLTPTGPVELHAPVANSPADVELTADDVLVLAVKVQDAAGPLADWAAAPVGGSTAGQTLPVVCAQNGVEGERLALRWFRRVVGACVFLPASHLEPGVVISEGAPVSGGLVLGRYPHGRDEVVERIAADLAASGFATAVSDDVMAAKRGKLLDNSGNALDAVCRPGPGWEDLRERARAEGEAALAAAGTPALGREQALPQLAEIGFRTAQVAGTERLGSSSWQSLHRGGSIETDWLNGEIVHLGRQHGVPTPVNEALQLLAATSVREELGPRAFEVADVLARCGARTGGPAAVGAERA